The genomic DNA AGGTTTCCCTTTCGTCTGGAAGTCCGAAGGAACTGGTACGGGATGGATTTGAGCGACTCATCAAGGCTGTTTATCATAAATCCCATTATGTGAACCAAGAGTTTGCGTCTGATTCGGATGTTCTCCGGGTGCTGAAATCGGCTGATCTTACACAGTTCGGAGTGAGCACGTCTGAAGTGAATCATCTGGCTTTACAGGAGATGCATGACTACATCAGTGTGAAGGATGAGAAGAAGGTACCGGTGGTGATGAGTGAACTTATCTCTCATTTCTCCAGAAAGCCCTATGGCTGGAAGGTGATGACAATATCCGGTCTTCTTGCCATGCTCTACAAGGGTGATGATATCAGGCTCCGGTATCAGCGGGCGTATCTTGCTCATAATCCGGAGGATATTGCCAGATATATCACCAGAAAGGAGAATTTCGATAAGATTGTCATTGAACTGAAGAAGAAGACGTCTGCAGAGATTATTCAGAATGTGAAGGCATTGCTTCGTGATGTCTATGATATTTCTGCTCTTCCGGAAAAGGAGCAGGAGATCTCTGATCTCATCCGGTCTACCCTTGATGAGAAGAAAGGGGAACTCGCTGCTGATCTGGCCCGGTATTCTGAAGAGCCACGGTATCCTGGCAGGAAACGAATTGAGCCATATCTGACCATGATAAAAGAGATCCTCTCCATCTCTGATCCGACCGCATTTCTTGAGAAACTGTCAGAGGATAAGGATACTCTTGCAGATATGGCTCATGAGGCAGGTGTGGCGGTACAGTTCTTTGAAGGGAATCAGAAGGATATCTTCAAGAGGGTGCTTGATAAGATTGACGGGTATCACCGAAACTCCCAATTTTTAGATGATTCGGCACAGGAGAGCCTGCAGGAGTTGGACCGGATCATAAAGGCTGATAATCCTTATTCTGATATCAAAAAGCTTCCTCAACTGGAGAGTGTGATTGAGGGATCTCTCGCAGTATCACGTGAGCGGTTACAGGAAGAACTGAAGAATTCTGCTGATCAGTTCAAACAGAAGATAGATAGAAAGTTCAGTTATTCGGATGAGTACAAGGAGTCAATAGCACCTCTAGTCAGGGAGACGTTTGATGGTTCTGTAAGCCGGGCACTGAATTCGAACGATTGTTCTCATCTTAAGTTGGCGGCATCAAATCTCTCTAATCTCTATATCCGGGCCTGTAAAACTACGGAAGAGAAGATTAAAAAAATTATCGAGAACGAACCAGATATTAATCCGGTCCCGGTACGATCAAACCATGTCATCAATTCAACCGATTTCTTCAGGACTAATACTGTCATTGAGAATGAGGAGGATCTTGAGCGGTATCTGGCGGGTATCAGGGTGAAGCTTCGGGAGATACTCAAAGATAAGAACATCGAGGTGATCTGATCGTGGATAAGGCAAAGATACAACTTTTTTCTGATTCTCTCCGGAAGAACCTCCTTGAAGAGACGAAGAAGCGGGCTGCTCATTATGGGATTACGGGGAAAGCAATAGCAACGGTGGAGCAGGAGTTTGAGGATTCGATCATCATCGGCGGAGAGGTCTATCCCCGGAGTATTCGGGATCAGCGGGCGTATTTAGTCAAAGAAATCGAGAAGAAAGGGTACGACCGGGTGATGGAGGAGGTTACCTATACCTGGTTTAACCGGTTTGTTGCCATCCGGTTCATGGAGGTGAATGATTACCTGCCGGTTCGGGTCTTCTCCTCAACCTCATCCGGGAAGACTGATCCTGATATTCTGACAAAGGCTCTGGATCTCACCTTCCTGGATATCGATCGGGAGCATGTCCTGGATCTGAAGTCGGATGGCCGGCATGAGGAACTCTTTCGGTATCTCTTCCTTCGGCTGTGTAATTATCTGCATACAACGATGCCGTTTCTTTTTGAACCAATTCAGGATTATTCTGAGCTGCTCTTCCCTGACCGGCTGCTCCATACCGACTCCATGCTCAGAGATCTGAATACTATCATCCCCGAGGATGACTGGAGGGAGACGGAGATCATCGGCTGGATATACCAGGATTATATCGCCGAGAAGAAGGATGTCCTGATTAAAGCGAAGAAACAGTACACGGCAGACCAGATTCCGGCAGTGACCCAGCTCTTTACGCCCAAGTGGATTGTTCAGTATATGGTTGAGAACTCCCTTGGCCGGCTCTGGATGCTGAATCGCCCCCACTCACGGCTATATGAGCGGATGGAGTATTACATCCGGCCGGATGAGCAGGAGACCGATTTTCTGAAGATTTCATCTCCGGAAGAGCTGAAGGTCTGTGATCCTGCCTGTGGTTCAGGGCATATTCTTGTTTATGCCTTTGACCTGCTCTATGAGATCTACAAGGAAGAGGGGTACCTGGAGCAGGAGATCCCGGAGTTTATTCTGACCCATAATTTATATGGGATCGAGATAGACAAACGGGCGGGATCTCTTGCAGCATTCGCATTGGTGATGAAAGCGAGGAGGATGGATAAGAAGTTCTTTGATCACCCGGTTCAGCCTCATATCTGTGTTCTTGAGAATATCGAGCTGGATGAAGAGGATATTGATTCGTACATATCTGCCGTGGGGAGTAATCTCTTTCCGACCGGCCTGAAAGAGACTCTCATGCAGTTTACGGAGGCGGAGAACTTCGGATCGCTCATCCGGCCAATGGTCGGTGATGTAACGGATATCAGAAAAATTCTGGCGGAGAAGAATATGTCCTCAAATCTGCTCCTGTTTGATACGCATCAGAAAGTTCTGAAAGTTTTGGAACAGACTGAGTATTTACAGCCCAGATATCATGTGGTAATTGCAAACCCGCCGTATATGGGCAATAAAGGGATGAATAATCAGCTTCGTGATTATGCAAAAAAATTCTACCCGAATAGCAAATCAGATCTTTTTGCGATGTTTATCGAAAGAGGGTTTGATCTTCTTGTCCATCAGGGATATAGTGCAATGGTTACCATGCAAAGTTGGATGTTCTTGTCTTCATATGAAAAAATGAGGCAGAATATTCTTGACAATGCTACAATTATTTGCATGTCTCATATGGCGAATGGAGTGATGGGTATTGCATTTGGAACGGCTGCTACCGTATGGTGCAATGCATACATTAAGGACTATAAGGGTTACTTCTGTTATGTAGAGTATGAAAACATCGGTTCTGATGGAAAACCCATATCATTTCCACCATACAATGAGAGAAACAAAGGTGCAGGCCTTTCAATAACGGGGGCATAACCATCCTCTCACCACAAGATCTTCTCACCCAGCCGGAAGGAAAAACCCTTGAGTTCAAGAGGGATCTCTCCTCTCCAAAGAATATTCTCAAGACGATCGTAGCCTTTGCCAATACCGCAGGCGGCGGATTATTATCGGCGTAGAGGATACCACCCGGACGGTCACGGGTATTGCTGATCCATTCGGTGAGGAAGAGCGACTCTGCAGTCTGATTGCCGATTCAATCGTCCCCCGGCTTGTCCCTGATGTGGATCTCATCTCCATCGAAGATCAGACACTTCTCATGGTCCAGGTGTACCCGAGTGGACAACGGCCCCATTTCCTCAAAAAAGAAGGCCCGGTGGAAGGAGTGTATGTCAGGCTTGGGTCAACCAACCGGAAGGCTGACCGGGAACTCATTGCCGAACTGAATAGGTCCTGTTCAGGGATCTCGTTTGATGAGATGCCAATGCCCGAGCTCTCTCTAGATGCCCTTTTCCTGGATTTGAAACCCTTTAACAAAATTCATATTCTTTCCATACTGAATTAATATACCATGGATAATCGGCTGCCTCATCCACCTCTCCAGGAAGTGATTTTTGAATTAAAATGGAGATTGGATTCAATTCAGCCCGGGTTTTTGAAAGACCCACATTATCAAATTCTTATTGGCACCCTTTATGGAAAATTACGTGAATTAGGGTACTCATTTCATGAACCCCTTCAAACATCAAATATTCCAGATGAAATGGTTCCTTATATCGTTCAACATCGATTCAGACCATCTAAAGAACAATGGCCTCTTGTTCAGATAGGATCTGGAATTTTGACTCTTAATGACACGACTCATTATTCATGGCCTGATTTTTCCAAGCGGATCCGAGATCTGGTAGAAAATTTTTTTCGTGTCTATCCTGAACTTGATTCATTACAGATCTTAGAGATGAACCTTCGATATATCGATGCGGTTACTATACCTGAAGGAACTGACCCTAAAGAGTATCTAAAACAGTCTGTGGGGGCTGATATTGTAATGCCTGAAGCATTGTTTATTAATACCGGAGTAATGAACAGGCCGGTTGGATTTGATATATATCAGACATTTCCTCGGGAAGGAGATGGAACTTTGGTAATGATCCGATATATCTATGGGCATGGAACACCACCGGGCAAATTCACCTGGGAAACTACCGTTCACATTGAAGGAGAAACAGTTCCAAAAACGCCTGAGAAAATCATTCAATGGTGTAATCAGGCCCATGATCTTACGCATGACTGGTTTTTGAAAATGTGTTCAGATGAATTAATGGAGTCATTTAGATGACACCTGCAATAATTCACGAAACTTCAGTACATGACTATTATCCTCAACCCTGGAGAGAAAATAGTTCAGTTTTTTCGAAAATATCAATGCAAAGACCAAAAGCATTTGAAGGAAAGCGAGATGTACCAATAGAAATTACCTCGTTTTTTGGGTATTCTTCAATTACGTCAATAAAAGTTACTAGTGGCACTCATAGTACATCCTATATTCAATCCATCATTGATCGAGTGAAAACAGATTCCAAATCAACGATCATGTATTTCTTTCAGAAAAATCCTGAAATGATCAGTGGGGTTGATGAAGTAATTCGGAGAATTGATAGAATTTTCCCTGATAACACTCAATATTTCTTAGAGACAAGAATGGATCCTGATTCGGGAATTGATTACATCAGACTGTGTGTCAGGCTTTCACATTACCCTGATGATTTTTTTGATATTGCTTTTGAGATTGAGGAGTCTTGTTCTTATCTTTTTTCAGGAAGTAAAAGCAAATTTCTTCTAACTACTGACTTTATGCCTTCACAGTAATATGCAAACTCAATCCTCCTCATTTGACTGGGAAGAATATATTGAATTAGCGAAGCAATTACAACAAAATCCTATTCCAAATGCTCTATATCATACTGCTCTGTATCGGGCCATTGTAAGCAGAGCATACTATGGTGCATTTATGTATTCACGAAGGAGGGCTGAAAGAATCATAGGAGCTTTTTCAGGTGTTAATATCCACGAACAAGTGATTGATTATTATAGTAATTCTGAATCAAAAAATCACCGAAAAGCAGGAACCTTTCTAAAAGTATTGAAAGATAAACGGGTTGAATGCGACTATTTTGATCACCTTACGGAAGATCCAAAAAGGATGGCTGATATATCAATAAAACTCGCAGATACTATAATTAATCTCATTCTGTGACTGAAATGCACTTCCAAACCTCATACAGTCGGACCAGGATAAGAGATATGCATGAAGCAATCTTTAACTTCTTAGAAATAAAAAGGAAGGATGTCTGGAGTATTCCGCTCACGATGCTTCAGGAGGTCATCATCAATGCTCTTGTCCATGCAGATTATTCACAGATAGGAGTACCGATACGGTTGTCATTCTTTGATGACCGGATTGAGGTGGAAAATCCCGGCATTCTCCTCCCTGGTATGACGATTGAGGATGTGAAGTCCGGGGTGTCGAAGATCCGGAACCGGGTGATTGCCCGGGTGTTTCGGGAGTTAGATCTGATTGAACAGTGGGGGAGCGGGTTTCGCCGGATACTTCAAGAGGCTTCGGATTTGGAGCTTACCGAACCGGTGATCGAGGAGATCGGGATGCGGGTCCGGGTGAGAGTTTTTCTCTCTGAAGAACTGGTGATTCATACCGAGGGACTAAGTAGGGACCAAGTTGGGACCAAGTCGGGACTCAGTCCTTCCGGCAGGGACCAGGTTGATCTGAATGATGAGCAGCGAATGGTCTTGCAGAAATGCATTCAGGAGTCCGGAATTACAGACCTGATGGCGGTGGTACAGAGAACCAACCGGAGTACGTTCAGAGAAGCGGTGATCAATCCGTTGCTGGATAAGGAGCTGCTGGAGATGACGATACCAGATAAACCAAACAGCAGTAAGCAGAAGTACCGGATTACCCCGAAAGGAAAGGATCTTCTGGCAATTATATGAAAATAAAGGAAAAAAGTGTATGAATATTATTCCCTCTCATGAATTCATCACCCACCGGGTAGCGAATTCAATGTGTCATCAGGATTCCGGACTGATGGACAGGTATGTCTGGATGTCTGATAGTCTGACCTTCGATCATATCCTTTTTACTGAAAATAACTATGCAGATCGAAGATATTCGATACTACATGAACAAAAACAGATCTTTGCATCGGGGGATATACTGTATCTTCAACCTGAAAAACTGGGGCTGAATATCCTCATGGAGCGAAGGCTGATAGAAGAGGGAATATCATGAGAAATGACAGGATCAGGTCAGGGTTTGGATGTGTGTAAGAGGAAAAGATATGGTAGATACGAAGAGTAATAATCCGGTTCCGAATTTTTATCGGGCATCGGCAGAGGATTTTAAGAAGATTCCGGGAAGTCCTATTGCTTGGTACTGGCCTCCTTTAGAACTGAACATGGTAGTTTAAAAACTCACTCCAATTCCAAAGATGATCAGTAATACTTTCTAACATTGCTGGAGACTTGTGACTACTTTTTACTTCGATAAAATTATGCACAAATTGAAAGATATTTAGCGCTGAAATGAATCTATTGAGTTTTTTTGAAAAAGAGGCAGTTTTCCTTCCAAAACGGCTCAATCGTTGTCTGATTTTATTATTGTAGCCCTCAATGACTGAGGTAGAGATTGCTTTACTATCTGGATTTCCCATAATTTTCTCTCGAATGACATAAACAAGTTTATTCTTCTCTTTTACTTTGATCACCTGACCATAATCCAAGCATGGCTCACAATATAATTCAGGTAAACAAATGCTATATTGGACGTTTCCATCAGTAAAAATCGATATTTTGTTTTCTGGCGTTGGAAGTTCCATTCGGTTAAAAAATCGAACTAACATATCTGCACAAGTATCAATATTTCTTTTTCCAGATTCAAATGCTAAAAATAATCCAGAATCCCTTTTAAAACAAGTATAGGACCAACAATCACCTAATTCTTCAGAGTCAGTTGTTAGGAGATTCTTGTTTTTTTTTGAACAAACTCCCAAATTTCATCCATCTCACAATCCCCCGCGGAAATGTCATGAATAAAATAATCGTTGAGTTTTTCAGCATGTTCACCGATTAAGTGATAATATCGAGATATAGTGTCGCGATGGTGTCCGGTAACTCGAGATACTCCTCGAATTGAAGTTTTTTCAGTCGAGTGTTTCGCAATTATGAGAACAGCAGTTCGTGGTAAACGAGAATCATACAGAGGAGTATTTTTAGTTTCAATAAAAAAACGTCGACAGTGATGGCAATAGTACTGTTGATTGCCTGCAGAATTATGCCCATTTTTAGTAATATTCTTTCCATCTTCAATTTGAAAATAAGTACAATCCGGATTTTGACACGTAATCAATATAGGACCACGTTTTCCAACCATGAAAATAATTATATCTAAACTTATATTAATTTTTAGTACATAAAATTTAATACTTTATTTGCACTTAGTATTACCAGCTTGCTAACAGGGCACTACCTATTGCTTATTGGGTAACCGATAGAGTAAGAGAAATATTTACTCAATCCGTTCCATTATTTGATATTTCAAGCGTAGTCTGTGGTATGACAACAGGAGATAACAATATTTTCGTTCGAAATTGGTTTGAAGTTTGTGATAATAAATGCGGGTGGGGAATCTCTAACCCAGAGGAAGCAATTGTTTCTGGAAAAAAGTGGTTTCCATATAATAAGGGTGGAGAATTTCGTAAATGGTATGGAAATAATACGCATTTAGTAAATTGGGAGAATGATGGTTCAGAAATAGTAAAATCGGGTCGAGCATATCCAAGATCACGCCATCTATATTTTAAAGAGAATATTACCTGGACCTTTATTAGTTCCTCGAAATTTGGAGTTCGAATTTCAAATAAAGGATATATTTTTGATATGAGTGGATGTTGTGCATTTCCCAAAAAAAATAGTCAATATTTTCCGATTGTTGGTTTTTTATGCACAAAAATTACCTTTGATTTATTAATGACAATGAATCCTACATTAAATTTTCAAGTAGGAAATGTAGGTGTTTTACCTTGGTTAGAGGAAAAAATTAGCATTTTTAGTGATAAAATCACATCAACGGTGAAAAAAATCATTACTATCTCTCGTCAAGACTGGGACTCATACGAAACCTCCTGGGACTTCACCACCCTCCCCCTCATCTCCCCCGAATACCTCTCTCCGACCATCGAAGCCTCCTACCAGAAACTCCGCTCCCATTGGCAGGAGATGACCACCGAGATGAAAGAACTCGAAGAGGAGAACAATAAAATATTTATCGAAGCCTATGGCCTGCAGGACGAACTCACCCCTGACGTCCCCCTCTCCGAGATCACCCTCACCTGCAACCCCCATTACCGGTATGACGCCAGTAAACCGGAAGAGGAACTCGAAGCCCTCCTCCGAACCGATACCATCAAAGAGCTCATCTCCTATGCCGTCGGGTGCATGTTCGGGCGGTACTCACTGGACAAACCAGGCCTTATCCTCGCAAACCAGGGAGAGACCGTCGAGGATTACCTGAAACAGGTACCACACCCCACATTCAGACCTGACGATGACAACATCATCCCGGTCCTTGATGACGAATACTTCCCTGATGACATCGTAGGCAGATTCAAAAATTTCCTTAAGATCGTATTTGGAGAGAAGACCCTCTCCCAGAACCTTGATTACATCGCCCAGGCATTGACCGGAAAGAGCACACCCTCACCAGAGAAGGTCATCAGGGACTACTTCCTCAAGGACTTCTTTAAAGATCACGTCCAGCGATACAAGAAACGGCCCATATACTGGATGTTCTCATCCGGAAAGCAACAGGGATTCAATGCCCTCATCTACATGCACCGGTACAATAAGACGACGCTCGCAAAGATGAGGACCGATTACCTCCTTGAACTCGAAGCAAAACTGGATGCAGAACTCACCGCTTTGAGTGAGGACCCGGTGAAGAACAAAGCACGGATATCCAAGATCAAGAAGCAGATCGATGAGATGAAAACGTGGGATGAACTCCTCAACAACAAGGCACTTGCACTCATCGAGATAGACCTTGATGACGGCGTTGTTGTCAATTATGCAAAGTTTAAGGGACTGGTCCGGGCGATATGAACTCCCAGGAATCAGGAGAGAAAGACCGGGGAGAGGGAAATTATGGCTATTCTGAGTATTGAGAAGACAACCGCTGCAATCCTGGAGAAATTTAAAACCCTCTCTGAATTTGAGACCAGAAAGATCGTCTTCTGGTACGACGGGGAACAGACCGCCGGGGAAGAGGACCTGACCCATATCAGAGAGGCACTCGGAGAGCAGGGCATTCGGATGCATATCCTGAACGGGAATTATTTTGCCACCAAAAAACTCCTTGAACATGAAGATATCACATCATCCTACCTCATCTACTCAGCCCAGCCTGAACCAGACTATGAGAAGAACTGGCTATTAGACATCCAGCTCTACTCCGAACGGTTCGAAAACAGCCGGATATCAGATATCAAGGCAGAGATAGGAATCGAAGGATATGACCTTGATCCCTTCCTTGGAGCCAACCAGAAATTCTTCTCGAATAAGAGACGTGCCCTTGGATTTAAGAAGTTCTATGAACCAGCCTGGAGAGAAGAGGACTGCATCAGGGGAATACTCGCCGTTCTCTCGAATGCATCCGCCCCGGACGTCCGTGAGATAATAAAGTCGGTCCTGATGGGTTCCCTTCATGAAGATGAGAATACCCTCTGGGAACAGATAGCAAAGTTTGACCTCACCGAACGGTTCTGGGAGATAGTGCGGAAACAATTCGGGTATTACCAGGAGAGCCCGACCCTGAAAAAATTATTCCTAAGTCTTCTCATCACCCACATCGACCGGAATGCCACCCTCCCGCTCGGCCACCTGGAACAGTTCGTCAATGCAAAACGACAAGGAAATGAATGTGAGTTATTCATCTCCGGATGGATGCATCACGCCCGGGATTCAGCCCGATTTGACAGCTACTGCACCGACCTCCTGACGGAACAGGATAAAAAACTCGAGAAAGAACTGACCTCCATCGTGGATAATGAACGAATAGAAGGCTATCTGAATCCCGAAGCACCTGACATCTTTGACAAGAGCATCATCAGAAAGATAGTATCAACCCTCTCCGATGGCGGGCAGGACTATGACAAGTACCTCTCCTGGATCGAAGCACGAAAGACAAAACACTACTTCCATGAGTTTGAGGACATTTACGCTGCCCTGGTATCTGCAATAAACCTCATCCGGCTAGCAGAGCAGTGCGAAGAAGAGAAGATCCTCGCAGCTACCCCTCATGAACTCTTCCGGACCTATACTGACCGGTATTATCTCCTTGACTATCAGTACCGGAAATTCTACACCTCTTATGACAAAACCAGCGATAAAGACATCTTAAAAACCCATATCCGGGAGATTGTCGAGCGGCAGTACCTCCATATCACCCAGAAGATCCAGATGAAATGGAGTGACCTTATCACGGCACAAGACCGGACCAGCTGGGGAGTTGAACTCATAGAGCCCCAGGAACAGTTCTATACCGCCCATGTAGATAAGATCATCTCCAGAAATGACCGTGATAAAGTGGCGGTCATCATCTCCGATGCCATGCGGTACGAGGTAGCCGTTGAACTAAAAGAAAACCTCAATAAGAACACAAACGGCACCATTGAACTCACTTCTATGGCCGGATGTCTCCCTTCATATACCAAACTTGGGATGGCGGCACTCCTTCCTCATACCATACTTGAATTTCAAAAAGAACACATCCTCGTTGACGGAATGAACGCTGATGGCATTGAAAACCGGGAGAAAATTCTCACCAGGACCAAAGAGGAGTCGATTGCACTCCGGTTCAAAGAGCTCCGTGAGCTCAGAAGAGATCAAGCCAGGGAAAAAATCAGGGGAAAGCGGGTGATATATATCTACCACAATAAGATAGATGATACCGGAGATAACCAGCAATCCGAAGATGAAGTGTTCAAAGCCGCTGATGAAACAATCCAGGAGATTGAAGACATGGTAAACCGCCTGGTCAATTCCCTGAACATCAGTAACATCATCATCACGGCAGATCACGGATTTCTCTATACCCGTAATGCCCTTGAAGATATCGATGTCATTGATGTAGCCGGATTTGACAAAGATCAATTCATCTCCTCAAACAAGCGGTTCATCATCAGCAGTGAAAAGACCAACCTCATGAACACCCATCGCTTTCTCATGGATTATATCTCAGATGAACAAAAAACGCTCTATATCTACACACCCTATGCAGATCTCAGGTTTAAAATGGCCGGAGGCGGACGAAATTTCGTCCATGGCGGATTGTCCTTACAAGAGATAGCAATCCCGGTGCTCCTCTATAACCACAACAAATCCCTGTCAGACCTTGATAAAAAGGGTATTGAATATGGAAAGGTTGGCATCACCCTCATCGGACAGAGCAGGAAGATAACGAACAACCCATTCAAAATTACCCTGTTCCAGACCGAAAACGTAACCGAGAAACGAGGACACCTCAAATGCAGGATTGCCCTCTATGATAACTCCGGTGCCAGAGTCAGCGATGAAAAGGTCATTCTGGCCGACAGAACCACAGATGATCCAAACCAGAGAAAAATAAATATCACCCTGACCATGGACAGCAAAATTAAAAATGGTATATACATCCTGAAAGCCATAGATGAAGATGTGAAAGCAACATTCCGCGATGTCCTCGAGATACCCGTTGAAGTTGATATTTTGATACCCGATGATTTTTAAACGTGATGTGACATGACTGACCTGACACCCGAACCACTACCGGAACAGAGCGATGATCCTGATACAGATAGGAAGCTTAACACCTGGTTTCCCGGCAGGGTGGTCAGAAAAGACCTCACCATAAAACTCAAAGGGTCCAATAATGTCCCGGTCTATGTCCTTG from Methanospirillum hungatei JF-1 includes the following:
- the pglX gene encoding BREX-1 system adenine-specific DNA-methyltransferase PglX produces the protein MDKAKIQLFSDSLRKNLLEETKKRAAHYGITGKAIATVEQEFEDSIIIGGEVYPRSIRDQRAYLVKEIEKKGYDRVMEEVTYTWFNRFVAIRFMEVNDYLPVRVFSSTSSGKTDPDILTKALDLTFLDIDREHVLDLKSDGRHEELFRYLFLRLCNYLHTTMPFLFEPIQDYSELLFPDRLLHTDSMLRDLNTIIPEDDWRETEIIGWIYQDYIAEKKDVLIKAKKQYTADQIPAVTQLFTPKWIVQYMVENSLGRLWMLNRPHSRLYERMEYYIRPDEQETDFLKISSPEELKVCDPACGSGHILVYAFDLLYEIYKEEGYLEQEIPEFILTHNLYGIEIDKRAGSLAAFALVMKARRMDKKFFDHPVQPHICVLENIELDEEDIDSYISAVGSNLFPTGLKETLMQFTEAENFGSLIRPMVGDVTDIRKILAEKNMSSNLLLFDTHQKVLKVLEQTEYLQPRYHVVIANPPYMGNKGMNNQLRDYAKKFYPNSKSDLFAMFIERGFDLLVHQGYSAMVTMQSWMFLSSYEKMRQNILDNATIICMSHMANGVMGIAFGTAATVWCNAYIKDYKGYFCYVEYENIGSDGKPISFPPYNERNKGAGLSITGA
- a CDS encoding TIGR04255 family protein — protein: MDNRLPHPPLQEVIFELKWRLDSIQPGFLKDPHYQILIGTLYGKLRELGYSFHEPLQTSNIPDEMVPYIVQHRFRPSKEQWPLVQIGSGILTLNDTTHYSWPDFSKRIRDLVENFFRVYPELDSLQILEMNLRYIDAVTIPEGTDPKEYLKQSVGADIVMPEALFINTGVMNRPVGFDIYQTFPREGDGTLVMIRYIYGHGTPPGKFTWETTVHIEGETVPKTPEKIIQWCNQAHDLTHDWFLKMCSDELMESFR
- a CDS encoding ATP-binding protein, whose product is MHEAIFNFLEIKRKDVWSIPLTMLQEVIINALVHADYSQIGVPIRLSFFDDRIEVENPGILLPGMTIEDVKSGVSKIRNRVIARVFRELDLIEQWGSGFRRILQEASDLELTEPVIEEIGMRVRVRVFLSEELVIHTEGLSRDQVGTKSGLSPSGRDQVDLNDEQRMVLQKCIQESGITDLMAVVQRTNRSTFREAVINPLLDKELLEMTIPDKPNSSKQKYRITPKGKDLLAII
- a CDS encoding BREX-1 system adenine-specific DNA-methyltransferase PglX; protein product: MVDTKSNNPVPNFYRASAEDFKKIPGSPIAWYWPPLELNMVV
- a CDS encoding IS1-like element ISMhu11 family transposase (programmed frameshift), whose product is MVGKRGPILITCQNPDCTYFQIEDGKNITKNGHNSAGNQQYYCHHCRRFFIETKNTPLYDSRLPRTAVLIIAKHSTEKTSIRGVSRVTGHHRDTISRYYHLIGEHAEKLNDYFIHDISAGDCEMDEIWEFVPKKNKNLLTTDSEELGDCWSYTCFKRDSGLFLAFESGKRNIDTCADMLVRFFNRMELPTPENKISIFTDGNVQYSICLPELYCEPCLDYGQVIKVKEKNKLVYVIREKIMGNPDSKAISTSVIEGYNNKIRQRLSRFGRKTASFSKKLNRFISALNIFQFVHNFIEVKSSHKSPAMLESITDHLWNWSEFLNYHVQF
- the pglX gene encoding BREX-1 system adenine-specific DNA-methyltransferase PglX: MAYWVTDRVREIFTQSVPLFDISSVVCGMTTGDNNIFVRNWFEVCDNKCGWGISNPEEAIVSGKKWFPYNKGGEFRKWYGNNTHLVNWENDGSEIVKSGRAYPRSRHLYFKENITWTFISSSKFGVRISNKGYIFDMSGCCAFPKKNSQYFPIVGFLCTKITFDLLMTMNPTLNFQVGNVGVLPWLEEKISIFSDKITSTVKKIITISRQDWDSYETSWDFTTLPLISPEYLSPTIEASYQKLRSHWQEMTTEMKELEEENNKIFIEAYGLQDELTPDVPLSEITLTCNPHYRYDASKPEEELEALLRTDTIKELISYAVGCMFGRYSLDKPGLILANQGETVEDYLKQVPHPTFRPDDDNIIPVLDDEYFPDDIVGRFKNFLKIVFGEKTLSQNLDYIAQALTGKSTPSPEKVIRDYFLKDFFKDHVQRYKKRPIYWMFSSGKQQGFNALIYMHRYNKTTLAKMRTDYLLELEAKLDAELTALSEDPVKNKARISKIKKQIDEMKTWDELLNNKALALIEIDLDDGVVVNYAKFKGLVRAI
- the pglZ gene encoding BREX-1 system phosphatase PglZ type A translates to MAILSIEKTTAAILEKFKTLSEFETRKIVFWYDGEQTAGEEDLTHIREALGEQGIRMHILNGNYFATKKLLEHEDITSSYLIYSAQPEPDYEKNWLLDIQLYSERFENSRISDIKAEIGIEGYDLDPFLGANQKFFSNKRRALGFKKFYEPAWREEDCIRGILAVLSNASAPDVREIIKSVLMGSLHEDENTLWEQIAKFDLTERFWEIVRKQFGYYQESPTLKKLFLSLLITHIDRNATLPLGHLEQFVNAKRQGNECELFISGWMHHARDSARFDSYCTDLLTEQDKKLEKELTSIVDNERIEGYLNPEAPDIFDKSIIRKIVSTLSDGGQDYDKYLSWIEARKTKHYFHEFEDIYAALVSAINLIRLAEQCEEEKILAATPHELFRTYTDRYYLLDYQYRKFYTSYDKTSDKDILKTHIREIVERQYLHITQKIQMKWSDLITAQDRTSWGVELIEPQEQFYTAHVDKIISRNDRDKVAVIISDAMRYEVAVELKENLNKNTNGTIELTSMAGCLPSYTKLGMAALLPHTILEFQKEHILVDGMNADGIENREKILTRTKEESIALRFKELRELRRDQAREKIRGKRVIYIYHNKIDDTGDNQQSEDEVFKAADETIQEIEDMVNRLVNSLNISNIIITADHGFLYTRNALEDIDVIDVAGFDKDQFISSNKRFIISSEKTNLMNTHRFLMDYISDEQKTLYIYTPYADLRFKMAGGGRNFVHGGLSLQEIAIPVLLYNHNKSLSDLDKKGIEYGKVGITLIGQSRKITNNPFKITLFQTENVTEKRGHLKCRIALYDNSGARVSDEKVILADRTTDDPNQRKINITLTMDSKIKNGIYILKAIDEDVKATFRDVLEIPVEVDILIPDDF